GTCACCAGCAACATTCCACCAGAAGGGGATCCACTGAATGATAACAACCTGCAGAAGTGGGCAAGCTTGCCTTGGTGTTTCTCCCTCtccataaaaaaagaaagggagagtgCAGGAGGCAGAAGCTGATTTCAGTTTCAGAAGCTAGTTCTCGATCTGCTTGAAGCCATGACCATTCAGCTGTAGATTCCACACAAAGTGCCTTTCCTGATGGCAAAGGAAACATCTTTCTCTCTGAGATCATGAACACTCCAGGGAAgaatcctgctgctctgacctGCACGTGCCCTCAGAAGGGTCACCCAAGCACAGAATGAGGCAAAAGTGCTCAAACAAACCTGCATGGAATAATGCAATGATCGGCATGATCCCAGAGAGTTAGCAACAGAAAGTATGTTTAGTTATGGGAACTCTGCTGAGGAGATACTGGGGAAAAGAGTGGCAGAAAATTACTCAGGTATCCTGGACAAGGATCAGGCTCCAAATAACTCTTGGTATTCCCACAGGACCCACAGAGAGTGCACAGAAAGACCATGAGCCAAATGAGGCCAACACAATTTTTCTCTGAGCACTCTTTGAGAAGCAACAGGGTCCAACCCTACCAGCAGATGCAGACCTGTGTGCAACAGTGAGTGACCATCATGGAGAGATgggaaaagcaacagaaaatgaTGTGTCATGAGCCCTCACATGGCAGTCCTTGGGCATGTGGCCAAGGAGCACGAGACTGACGCCCATTTCCTGACAACTtggacaaaaccaaacccacaggAATGACACAGGTgaacatatttttctgcagaggaTGCTGCCAGCTGATGATCTGAGCATTCTAAATGCACCCAGCATTGGTTTTGCCCAGGAAATCCTTGAATCTCTCATCCCAGCATTTAGAGAAATGACACTTCATGtaggaaagcacagagaattAGCCGGGAAATGAAAAGGCACCAGTGCAGGAAACCAGGAATGAAACCCGTACTATTGACTGGGATGGTGCACATTTGCCATGTACTGGTCAGAAAATTATGACTTCCACAATGGTGCCTGTGGgcctgaggcagggcaggactgcTATAAAAGGCAGCCCAAGTCTCTGCTCTCTCATCCATTTCtctcacctccttctcctcttcaggAATCAGGTGAGTGGGAAgcctcttctcctcctgcagctgctgctgcttcaagaGCAGCTCTTGCCTGGCTGGAGGTCTCAGCTGAGAGGGGCTAcaagagcccagggctgggagctgcttctgctgggagagggcaggggagagaaggTCTTGTACAGACAGAGAGAGGCTGGGACTTGGCTGAGGTGGCTCCTGGGCTTTAAGCTGGGCAATGCAATGGGGGCCAGGaggtgcctgggctgcagggtgttTGGGTGCAGTGCTGCTTCTCAAGAAATGTCCTTACTTTTTTCttatccctgccctctgtgccaggtgcaCCTGTGAGCgccagccatgtcctgctgcaggccctgtgacccttgctgccagccctgtggcccctgcccgctggccagcagctgcaatgagtgctgtgtcaggcagtgccagagctcccaCGTTGTCATTGAACcctcccctgtgctggtgaccctgcctgggcccatcctcagctccttcccccagaacaccgccgtgggatcctccacctctgctgctgttggcagcatcctcagctctcagggagtgcccatcagctctgggggctttgACATCTCCTGCATCACCAACTGCTATGGTGGCAGCAGGTGCCGTCCCTGCTAAATGTGCTGCAAACATCCTTGGGAAAGATTCTTCAAGACCTCAGAACCTGCTTCTGGCCAGGGCCTTGAGCTTTGGGATATTTTCATTACAGCTTCATGGCATTGtggcatttttctcttcttttacttttctctttccttcctttgctccCCATATCTTCCCAAGCCAGCCTAGTGGAGATGTGTTGTCCTCCCTTCCTCATTAGTACAGGGTGGTGGACACCCTGCAGAAACTCCTCTGCTCCTTAGTGGCAGCTCCTGATGCTCTTCTGTGAGCcatccccttttctttttttgactCAATAAAGCTGTTTTGCATCCAAGCCTCTCCTCTGagttctctttctttccactgAAAGTCTTCCAGTCTGTATAGGATAAACGGTGGAGAAGTAGAGGTTGGGAATTCCCACAGTTGATTTTACTTTGTGCCCTTTTGTCTTGGAGCTGAGGAAAACATACTCGGGTACTGCACAGTCAATGGCCATCAGGAACAATGAGGCTCCAAAGGGTAGCAGGAGTGGGTTGGTGTGTGAATTGATACATCCAAGTCACCAAAccacagctgaaatgcaaagagtaaatttatttcattacctCATTAAGTCACAGGTTCCaaggcactgccagctgcagagacaCATAAGAGAGGAACAGTGGCACCATTAGGGTCAGTCCAATCCTGGCAGGTCACTGCCTGTCCCAGTATCTCAAGGGGCCTCTTGTACATGCAGTTTATCACAATGCTGTGCATTTATGACCTTTGAGCTTTTTGATATCTCGCTCTCCCAGCAGGAGGCTCAAGACTGTCTGTGAGAGATGCCTCTTAAGGTTCCGTTAGCTTTTATATTATCTCTCAAAAGAGACAGGATATAATCAGCAGTAAATATGTGAAGCTTCCCACATGGATGTTCTCAGCCTCCCCACCTACAAGGTCACTTTGTGCAAATCTATCACCCTGCTCTCCAAGTCTTTCAGTTTCAACCTTTTCCTCCCAACAGCTGGGAAACAGCAATGTGTGGAAACAGCCCACAACCTcatcccttccttctcctcccctccatTACCCAGTCTAGGGTCCACggcctgcacacagcagcacaggcagatgAGGATCACATCTCAATCTCATAGGGGCCCTCAGCTCATGCAGTGCCCATCTCTGTCCTAAGATGCAGTGCTGAGATGTTTCAGAAGTTAGAATTGGAATCAGCCATACTCAGGATATGCTGTGGTAAATGACTTTAGGCTGAGTTTGTGTAGAAGACTTAGGGCTTCACTGTTAATTCGCATTTCTGCCATGTATGGATAGATGTAATCTGTGCATCAATGCCTTCCCAATGGAAGCCTTTGACCAAACCCGTGCCCAAGGGGGGACTGCAAGACAGACAAAGGAAGATGGACCCTGGTGAAGACAGGGCTGCCAAGGACAGCCCGCAGATCACAGAGTTGTCAAAGGGTTTAGGTTAGACAATCTTGTCCcacccactgccatgggcagggacaccttccaccaagCTGCTCAAAGCTCCGCTGTCACCAAAAACTGGGAAATAAACTCTCCAACCAATTTCAGAAAGCTACGTCAGAAAGCTGACGTTACTTTATTAGAGAGCTGGATGCATGGGGATGTCTCCCCTAAGCATGCCCACTAACCTAATAGATCAAGTTGCATTCCAAAAACTAATACATATTCATCACTTTTTGAATACATGCACATAGGTTAAATATTTCCATCAATTTGTTTGGATATGGTTACAGATTTTCTGAtgaatcttttttctttttgagagtATCCCAAATATGTGGTCAGGTCATAAAGTACTACTCCATCATTCTTCACTCTGACACACAAACCTTGTACTCAAAACTAGGATATTGGCCAATCCATATTAATCACTGATACAAGTAAATGAGGAAGCATTAGGCCACATAAATCTCTGGTATTTGTACTAAGCACTGCCTGCTACGAAACTAAGCATCAACCATGAATATAGGGATCATACACTCAGTGTTAAGGTCAAAAGAATTTTCCAGCATCTTCTCCACTGCTGCAAAAACTTCTTGAAGAAATAGAACTTATTCCATAGCATCCCCAGCTTCTCTATCTTTTTCACTGAGCAGACTGGAAGTGTTGCCACAGAATACAGGACGACTTGGAGGTCCAGGTTTGGATGCACAACATTAATGAATctaaggaagaagaggaggtgGCTCAGAGAAGGAACCAGGAGCAGCCGCTAAGATGCagtggagctcctgcagggtgTCCATCTGACTCTCATGCTGAGGGAGAGAGGGCAACACATCCCCACTACACTTGCCTGTGGACACATAGAGAGCAGGAGGTAAGAAGGAGCAGAGtagaagagagaaagaacaCCAAAAGATCTGTCACGTCCCCTCACGTTGCAGTTATTAAGCATATGAGCAAGAAGCACAACAGTGGTGCCCATTTCCTGACAACTTAGCCATAAACAATCCAATCAGAAATGACCCAAGTGAACATCACCTGACCACAAGGGATGCCACCAGCCCTTGATCAGAATGTTCTGCCTGTACTGACATTTTCTGCCCTGGAAATCACTGACCATCTCAGCACAGCAATTACAGAGAGAGACCTTCATATAGGAAGCCATTTGACAGAAGCcaggaaatgaaaaggcagCAATGCAGGAAATAAGTACACAGCCCCATTATTAGCTTGGATGGTTAGCATTTGACATGAGCTGGTCAGAAAATAACCACTTCCACAAAGGAGCCTGTGGgcctgaggcagggcaggactgcTATAAAAGGCACCCCAAGTCTCTGCTCTCTCATCCACTTCtctcacctccttctcctcctcaggAATCAGGTGAGTGCAAAGCctcttctcctgcagctgctgctgctgcttcaagaGCAGCTCTTGCCTGGCTGGAGGTCTCAGCTGAGAGGGGCTAcaagagcccagggctgggagctgcttgtgctgggagagggcaggggagagaaggTCTTGTACAGACAGAGAGAGGCTGGGACTTGGCTGAGGCGGCTCCTGGGCTTTGAGCTGGACACTGCAATGTGGGCCAGGaggtgcctgggctgcagggtgttTGGGTGGTAGTGTTGGTTCTCCTTTGTCCTCACATTCTGCTTCTCCCCTCCTTCCATCCTAGGTGCACCTGTGAGccccagccatgtcctgctgccCGCCCTGCAACCCCTGTGGCCAGTCCTGTGGCCCCTGCccgctggccagcagctgcaatgagtgctgtgtccagcagtgccagagctcccaTGTGGCCATCCAGCcgcctgctgtgctggtgaccctgcctgggcccatcctcagctccttcccccagaacaccgccgtgggatcctccacctctgctgctgttggcaacATCCTCAGCTCTGGCGGAGtgcccatcagctctgggggccTTGACCTCTCCTGCATCACCAACTGCTATGGTGGCAGCAGGTGCCGTCCCTGCTAAATCTGCTGGCAACCTCCTCGGGCAAGGACCTCCATGACCTCAGGACCTCATTCTGGGCAGAAGATAGAGTTTTGGGACATTGTACTTCAAGTTTCAAGCTGCTGtccccttcttctcctctctcctcttcaTCTCTTTCTTTTGCTATCTGTGTCTCCCCAGACCAACATGGGAGAACTTGTtgccctttctcttcctccctctttaGAGTGGGCAGATGGACAACCTGCAGGAACTCTACTGCATCCTATTGATCTTCCACATGCTCTCTCTGAGGcacctccttttcttctttggacTTAATAAAGTTGTTTTGCAACCAAGCCATGGCCTCCAAATCCTCCTTCTTTCCATGACAACTCTTCCAGTCAACTCTAggaaaaagatggagaaagcaAGGGACTCCCTGCAGTGAATTTTACTTCATGCCTTTTCTTTTGGATCTGTCAAAATCTTCCTTGGCTACCCCACAGAGAATGGCCTTCAGGGAAACCCTGGCTTTGAAGGGTCGCAGCAATAGAGATGGGAAACAAAGTTCTGGGGACAGCCCACAAGCTcacctctgccttctcctcccttccATCATACGGTCTACAGGTCTGTGGTCAGCACAGATGGTCAAAGACAGATGAGATAAGCAACCCATACACTTCTTCATCACCTGGCAAGGCCTGGCTGCCCTCCAGACGTGCAAGGCTGAGGTGAATCACAAGCTGATATCAATATCTGCCATATTCAGGCTACGCAGTCGCAGTCCCTGTTCCTGTGAACCGAAGACCCCATGGGCTATGGCCTGGATTGGCTCTTGGTCTTGCTTTGGGAAAGGCTTCTTCATTTTtggtttctctttttgtttttgttccaTTGTCTCAGTGAGACTACAGGTAGCAGTTTTGAGCTGTCTGGAGGTGAACCACACAGGTGCTGCCTGTCACCGCAGGCAGCCACACTACAGCAAGCGGGTCAAGATGGATTAGCCCCCACTCCAGGAAAGAAGAATGTGGAAACAGAGACTCTTTCTCTTTCAtggcacatttttcttttcttcaccttcttttctctttttcttcaccttgtGTTGAAGCTGGGATCTTGGCTTTGAAGGCGGTTACTTTGGATTTACCAACTTGAGCCACTTGTAAAGACTGCATTTCACAATTAGCAACTTTTTTGAAATGAACTTCAAAAACTCTGCCAGCAGTGAAAAAGCGAGCAAGTTCCTGGGGTCAGACCACCCTATGCTGCTGTGGACAGACCTGTCCTTTCCCATCCACCACAGGCAgagtgcagagcacagcagcagcaccaggggtgCCCCATGAATGGCGGGAGGAAGCGGCAGCAGTGCAGACCCCATGTGAGCTGGCAAGTCTTCATCAGCCACTAGAACTCGTCTACAGGTTCTTGCCCTTCCGGGTAGGATTTACCATTATCTTGTCCCTTTTCTCCCAGGACCACATGGTCACCTGCCATCTTGGAAGGAAAGGGTGTGATGCCATCTTCCCCTTGTCCCTCAAGCCATGCAGACACCTTGGGAAGGATATTTCTGGAATTTCATGTCTCTCTTGGTTCTCGTGGGTTTTTTGAGGTTCAGCAATTTTGTATCTAGCCATAATTTACCGTTATTTAGTAAActgctatttttttcatttatatctACTcatattttgttctttattggTGGAAAGGGGTTGGTTGGAATTAAGGGAAGATTACTTATTTTAGATTGCCTAGCTCTTTAAATTATCTTAAACCAAGACAATCCCCATcagtgaaattttaaaaaccttctctgttctgttttccttgggACAGTTACAAATTTTCCCTTGTAACTCAAGCAGTTCTGTTGCAGAGATAATATGACTGTGAACTCTCCCTCCTGATAAATGAATTTTGTCTTTACAAGTGGGCAGAGCTTGGGATGAAAGGAAGTGGAGGATTGGCTTTGCTGACTCAAACCTCTTGACTGGAGAGTGGAGTGAAGTGATACCAGGCTCAGGGAGTCCTGCCTCCCTCTTTGCCTCCTCTATTTTTACAGGTGGGTGGAGTTAAGGGTGCAGGgagggtttggttttgctgcatTAAACTCACAAGGGCTAAGGACTGTGACATCATGTTTAAGGAGGTCCACCTTTTCCTCAGGGCTGAAAAACTCTAATTAATTCTTCACACCTTCCCCAACAGTGTTAATTTGCAAGTCCAAAGCTCTTTGGCTTTGGACAAGTTTGTTTAACTGGTTTTTCAGGTTTTGGGCTAGCTTCTTCTGGGCATTCCATTCTCAGTCTGCCCTGAGGTGGGCTATTGTTTCAGCCCCCAAGGCTATTTGCAACTCAATCAGATCTTTCTGTTGCTGCTCCACAACATATTTCTCTTTTAGTTCAGCCTCCACTGGTATGGATACCAGGTCTTCTCCTTTGCTGGGGTTCCCTCTCCCATCTTTTGCCAAAGTTCAAGTTTTCTCTGCAACTAACTGCAGATTTTGCCCACATCGCTCTTCATGAAGTTGGACAACGTTTATAAGCTTTTAGCAATTCTCTTAGTGGATGTGAGAAACAAGGGTcactctttaaaatttttaaaagtttaataaggGATAAAAGGGACAGTatccagagcagaggtgcttGGCAaactgccaggagcagcccattagcttaaaacaattttcttaCATACTTTTTCATTACATCGGTTAAATGCATATTCATGAGGATTATACATATTCAAACATTCTTGTGGATTTACATGTTCcgggaattttttttgtttggctcaACTTTTGACTTGTCTTAATGCCATCCTGTagataaattttatatatttaattacttCTGGAAGCTCTATTCCATTGTTTGACACTTTTTGATAATCGGAGGATCAGTATTAAATCTCTCCTTGCATTTTTCTCTTGGTGTTTATTCTCCTGGTTCTTTTCACTGTTATTCAGATAAGATACTCCACAAGTACATTGAACCAACGTAGCTCTTAACATAAATAAAGGCATTTAACATTAACACATAGTCTGTTTTAATACTTTGCAAAAGCCTAAACTATATATAAGCTACATACTGCATACAAAAACCAGGGTCCATCATCTTTAACTGATACTCTTGGGCACTGGTTTGGTCAAAAGGGAAGACGGTGTTCAGGTAACATCCATCTATAAGTGGAAGAAATATGAACCTTTAGTGAAGCAGTAAGTCATTGCACAAAGTCAACCAAAAGTCATTTACCACTGCATACCCTGAGTATGGCTGATACAAATCCCAGCTTGTGAATTGTCTCAGCCCTGCATTGTCTGGACAGCAGCTttgcctgcctgtgctgagggagTGCAACTCACCAGCCTGTGATTCTGTTTGTATGCCATGGAGCCTCGaccaggaaagggaaaggtggagaaggaagagatgagGTTGTGGGCTGGTCCCAGGAattgtttttcccttccccattccTGCCACCCTTTAGAGGGAGTCTCCCAGCCTTTGGCTGCTGAGAAGCTATGGATGGCTTAGTCAGCTCCAAGGGAAAAGGCACAAAGGAAAATCTACTACAGGGAATCCcatcattttctttctccagctATTTTCCCTGAGCAGATTGAAACAGTTGTTACAGAACGAAGGAGGACTCAGAGGCACATACATGAATGCAAAAAAACTTTATTGagtgtagaggaaaaaaatactcagAGTGGCTCAGAGAGGGCACCAGAAGCATCTACAAAGATGCAGTGGAGGTGtccctctgctttcctgcagagGGAAGAGAGGGTAACAGGTCTCCACTGGACTGGCTTGAGGATACATGGACAGCAAAGGAAAGAGCAAAATGAGACAGGAGAAGAAAGGGACAATGCCTTGAAATTCAAATTACAATGTCCCAAAGCTCTATCTCCTGACCAGGACCAGGTGCTGAGGTCATGGAGGTTCTTGCCCAAGGAGGTTGCCAGCAGATTTAGCAGGGACGGCACCTGCTGCCACCATAGCAGTTGGTGATGCAGGAGAGGTcaaagcccccagagctgatgggcactccctgagagctgaggatgctgccaacagcagcagaggtggaggatcccacggcggtgttctgggggaaggagctgaggatgggcccaggcagggtcaccagcacaggggaggGTTCAATGACAACGTGGgagtcctggcactgcctgacacagcactcattgcagctgctgcccagcggGGTGGgcccacagggctggcagcaagggtcacagggcctgcagcaggacatggctTGGGAGCACAGGTGCACCTAGGATGGAAGGAAGGGAGAAGCAGAATGTGAGGACACGTGAGAAGCAGCACTGCACCCAAACACCCTGCAGCCAAGGCACCTCCTGGCCCAcattgcagtgcccagctcaaAGCCCAGGAGCCACCTCAGACAAGTCCCAGCCTCTCTCTGCACAAGACCTTCTCTCCCCGGCCCTCTCATAGGAAAAGCAGCTCCCATCCCCTCACTACAACAGCCCCTCTCGGCTGAGATCTCCAGGCAGGCAAGAGCTGGTCTTCAAGCAGGAGAAGAGGCTTCCCACTCACCTGAttcctgaggaggaggaggtgagagaaGTGAATGAGAGAGCAGAGACTTGGGCTGCCTTTTATAGCAGTCCTGACCTGCCTCAGGCCAACAGGCACCTTTGTGGAAGCCATAATTTTCTGACCAGCTCATGTCAAATGCAAACTATCCCACCTAATaatggggctgtgtcctgttttcctgcactgctgccttttcatTTCCTAGTGCATTCCACGTGCTTTCTTTTATGCAAACTTCTCCAAGTGTCAAGATGAGAGGTTCAAGAACTTCAGGGCACAAAGACATCAGCACAGGCACAATGCTCAGATCAAGGGCTGGCAGCATCCCCTGTGGGTAGGTGATGTGAACCTCTTTCATGCCTGTGGATTAGTTTATGGCAAAGTTGTCAGGAAAGGGGCACCACTCTTGTGCGTCTCACCTTCATGCCCAAGGTCTCCATTGTTTGGGCACATGATAGAGCTTCAGGTTGCTATTTCCTTCTtgacttttctctttcttttgttgtcTTTATCTCTTTGGGCCAGTCTAGTGAAGacatttttccctccttccttccacagGAGA
The sequence above is a segment of the Molothrus ater isolate BHLD 08-10-18 breed brown headed cowbird chromosome 27, BPBGC_Mater_1.1, whole genome shotgun sequence genome. Coding sequences within it:
- the LOC118696653 gene encoding feather keratin Cos1-1/Cos1-3/Cos2-1-like, with product MTLHIGKHGRTAIKGSPSLCSLIHFSHLLRNQVHLCSQAMSCCRPCDPCCQPCGPTPLGSSCNECCVRQCQDSHVVIEPSPVLVTLPGPILSSFPQNTAVGSSTSAAVGSILSSQGVPISSGGFDLSCITNCYGGSRCRPC